In one Bacillus sp. Marseille-P3661 genomic region, the following are encoded:
- a CDS encoding YgaP family membrane protein: protein MIKPNIGIVNALVRITFGLAMLSWSTAKMVKRPWRESYFFVAVMAAMKVAEGITKFCPLTALFEQYQQQQNQNGQQQQGPNQQQQQHDSTDSQKEVVNPS, encoded by the coding sequence ATGATTAAACCAAACATCGGTATTGTTAATGCACTGGTTCGTATTACTTTCGGCCTTGCCATGCTTTCATGGTCCACCGCTAAGATGGTTAAACGCCCTTGGCGAGAATCTTACTTTTTTGTGGCAGTAATGGCTGCTATGAAAGTTGCTGAAGGGATCACTAAATTTTGCCCTTTAACTGCATTATTTGAACAATATCAGCAGCAACAAAACCAAAACGGGCAGCAACAGCAAGGTCCAAATCAGCAACAACAGCAACATGATTCCACAGATAGTCAAAAAGAAGTGGTAAACCCAAGTTAG